One genomic window of Streptomyces sp. WP-1 includes the following:
- a CDS encoding TerC family protein: protein MEVSMTLWVLTIVGLAALIGFDFLIGRKPHEVSIKEAGIWTVVWIVLAGLFGLGLLFFGGGQPAGEFFAGYITEKSLSVDNLFIFVLIMTKFAVPALYQRRVLLIGVLIALVLRAVFIAAGAAIVTSFSWVFYLFGAFLIWTAWKLVQEARSDDEGEEEFEENRLLKAAERRFGVADRYHGTKLWIRQNGKRIMTPMLVVMLAIGTTDVLFALDSIPAIFGLTQDPYIVFTANAFALMGLRQLYFLLGGLLKKLVHLSYGLSVILGFIGVKLVLHALHESGVPVPEISIPVSLGVICGVLVITTVTSLMASRKQAAAEAGADGEDAGKRESVDV from the coding sequence GTGGAAGTTTCCATGACCCTGTGGGTCCTCACCATCGTGGGCCTGGCCGCCCTGATCGGTTTCGACTTCCTCATCGGGCGCAAGCCCCATGAGGTGTCGATCAAAGAAGCGGGCATCTGGACCGTCGTCTGGATCGTCCTGGCCGGTCTCTTCGGCCTCGGCCTGCTCTTCTTCGGTGGCGGACAGCCGGCCGGCGAGTTCTTCGCGGGCTACATCACCGAGAAGTCGCTGAGCGTCGACAACCTCTTCATCTTCGTCCTGATCATGACGAAGTTCGCGGTGCCCGCGCTCTACCAACGGCGCGTCCTGCTCATCGGCGTCCTGATAGCCCTGGTGCTGCGAGCGGTGTTCATCGCCGCCGGAGCCGCGATCGTCACCAGCTTCTCCTGGGTGTTCTACCTCTTCGGCGCCTTCCTGATATGGACCGCCTGGAAGCTCGTCCAGGAGGCCCGCTCCGACGACGAGGGCGAGGAGGAGTTCGAGGAGAACCGGCTGCTGAAGGCGGCGGAGCGCAGGTTCGGCGTGGCCGACCGGTACCACGGCACCAAGCTGTGGATCCGGCAGAACGGCAAGCGGATCATGACCCCGATGCTGGTCGTGATGCTCGCCATCGGCACCACCGACGTCCTATTCGCCCTGGACTCGATCCCCGCGATCTTCGGCCTCACCCAGGACCCGTACATCGTCTTCACCGCCAACGCCTTCGCGCTGATGGGCCTGCGTCAGCTGTACTTCCTCCTCGGCGGCCTGCTGAAGAAGCTGGTCCACCTCTCGTACGGCCTGTCGGTCATCCTCGGATTCATCGGCGTGAAGCTCGTCCTGCACGCACTGCACGAATCGGGCGTGCCGGTGCCCGAGATCAGCATCCCGGTCTCGCTCGGCGTGATCTGCGGGGTCCTGGTGATCACCACGGTCACCAGCCTCATGGCCTCCAGGAAACAGGCGGCCGCCGAGGCGGGCGCCGACGGCGAGGACGCCGGGAAGAGGGAGTCCGTGGACGTCTGA
- the aroQ gene encoding type II 3-dehydroquinate dehydratase: protein MPRTLANAPIMILNGPNLNLLGQRQPEIYGRETLADVEALCAEAVAAHGGTIDFRQSNHEGELVDWIHEARLDHCGIVINPGAYSHTSVAILDALNTCDDMPVLEVHISNIHRRETFRHHSYVSLRADGVIAGCGVQGYVFGVERVVALLGATRADT from the coding sequence GTGCCCCGCACCCTGGCCAACGCCCCGATCATGATCCTCAACGGGCCCAACCTGAATCTGCTGGGCCAGCGCCAGCCGGAGATCTACGGCCGGGAGACCCTCGCCGACGTCGAGGCGCTGTGCGCCGAGGCGGTGGCCGCGCACGGCGGCACGATCGACTTCCGGCAGTCCAACCACGAGGGCGAACTGGTCGACTGGATCCACGAGGCACGCCTGGACCACTGCGGCATCGTCATCAACCCCGGCGCCTACTCCCACACTTCGGTGGCGATCCTGGACGCGCTCAACACCTGCGACGACATGCCCGTCCTGGAGGTGCACATCTCCAACATCCACCGGCGCGAGACGTTCCGGCACCACTCGTACGTCTCCCTGCGTGCCGACGGCGTGATCGCGGGCTGCGGCGTGCAGGGCTACGTGTTCGGCGTCGAGCGCGTCGTGGCACTCCTGGGCGCGACGCGGGCCGACACGTAG
- a CDS encoding MFS transporter, which produces MHDVRAVTTASLPRLAAASLAGTAVEFYDFYAYGTAAALVLGPLFFPSFSPATGTLAAFATFGVGFVARPLGSVLFGHLGDRRGRRPVLMTSLLITSASTIAVGCVPSYASIGVAAPVLLLLLRFLQGLGLGGEWGGAVLLTVEHAPAGRRALWSSIPQLGPAIGFVLANGAMLALSTGLSDAQFAQWGWRVPFWAAAVPALAGLWLRSSLAESPRFLELDDHARVPFMEVVRHHRRLVLLAAGALSAGYAVFYAVTTWSLSYATERLDVSRSVMLTCVMAAVLVQAPLIPAAALLGDRYGRRPMCVTGCAACALWMLPMVSLLATGEPLLMFLGMLGALLAFVTVFSVVSAYLPELFDARVRCTGAAVGYNLGGVLGGALTPIVATALAQGGGRVPWGVGGYLTGMALLSLGCFALLPETHPAPLPAVETVAGSVRG; this is translated from the coding sequence ATGCACGACGTACGCGCTGTCACCACCGCCTCTCTGCCGCGCCTGGCCGCCGCCTCGCTCGCCGGCACCGCGGTCGAGTTCTACGACTTCTATGCCTACGGGACCGCGGCCGCGCTGGTCCTCGGGCCGCTGTTCTTCCCCTCGTTCTCGCCGGCCACCGGGACGCTGGCGGCGTTCGCGACGTTCGGCGTGGGCTTCGTGGCCAGGCCGCTGGGCTCGGTGCTGTTCGGGCACCTCGGGGACCGGCGCGGGCGGCGGCCGGTGCTGATGACCTCGCTGCTGATCACCAGCGCCTCGACGATCGCGGTGGGCTGTGTGCCCTCGTACGCCTCGATCGGCGTGGCCGCGCCCGTGCTGCTCCTGCTGCTGCGGTTCCTGCAAGGGCTCGGGCTCGGCGGCGAGTGGGGCGGGGCCGTACTGCTCACCGTGGAGCACGCGCCCGCCGGACGGCGGGCCCTGTGGTCGAGCATTCCGCAGCTGGGGCCCGCGATCGGCTTCGTGCTCGCCAACGGGGCGATGCTGGCGCTGTCCACCGGGCTCTCCGACGCGCAGTTCGCGCAGTGGGGCTGGCGGGTGCCGTTCTGGGCGGCCGCGGTGCCCGCCCTGGCGGGGCTGTGGCTGCGCTCGTCGCTCGCCGAGAGCCCCCGGTTCCTGGAGCTCGACGACCACGCGCGCGTGCCCTTCATGGAGGTCGTACGGCACCACAGACGGCTGGTGCTGCTGGCCGCGGGGGCGCTGTCCGCCGGGTACGCGGTGTTCTACGCGGTGACGACCTGGTCGCTGTCGTACGCGACGGAACGGCTCGATGTGAGCCGGAGCGTCATGCTGACCTGTGTCATGGCGGCGGTGCTCGTGCAGGCCCCGCTCATCCCCGCCGCCGCGCTGCTCGGCGACCGCTACGGGCGCCGGCCGATGTGCGTGACCGGATGCGCGGCCTGCGCGCTGTGGATGCTGCCCATGGTCTCGCTGCTGGCGACCGGCGAGCCGCTGCTGATGTTCCTCGGGATGCTGGGCGCGCTGCTCGCCTTCGTCACGGTGTTCTCGGTGGTCTCCGCCTATCTGCCGGAGCTGTTCGACGCCCGGGTGCGCTGCACGGGCGCCGCGGTGGGCTACAACCTCGGCGGGGTGCTCGGCGGCGCGCTCACCCCGATCGTGGCCACGGCGCTCGCGCAGGGAGGCGGGCGGGTCCCCTGGGGCGTGGGCGGCTATCTGACCGGTATGGCGCTGCTCAGCCTGGGCTGCTTCGCGCTGCTGCCGGAGACACACCCGGCGCCGCTCCCGGCGGTGGAGACGGTCGCCGGCTCGGTCAGGGGTTGA
- a CDS encoding amino acid ABC transporter permease — protein MTVTRGESAREGADDEDGMPGDDYVPSARRLERERHKRVRARRATAVAALSTLVTAAVLYLVVVDAPGWPRTQETFFSAQYAREALPKVLEGLWLNVRLLLICGVAVLVLGMLIAIARTLRGPVFFPLRVLAAAYTDFFRGLPLIINLMIVVLGVPALRLQGVTVDPVLLGGTALTLTYSAYVAEVFRAGIESIHPSQRAAARSLGLTNRQALRYVVLPQAVRRQVPPLLNDLVSLQKDTGLVSIGGAVDAVRAADIIVGRSLNYTPYIVAGLVFVALTIPMTRLTDWVTARLDRRREQGGSL, from the coding sequence GTGACCGTCACCAGGGGCGAGTCCGCGCGGGAGGGGGCCGACGACGAGGACGGCATGCCCGGCGACGACTACGTCCCCTCCGCGCGGCGGCTGGAGCGCGAGCGCCACAAGCGGGTCCGGGCCCGCCGCGCGACGGCCGTCGCGGCGCTGTCCACCCTGGTCACCGCCGCCGTGCTCTACCTGGTCGTGGTCGACGCGCCCGGCTGGCCGCGCACCCAGGAGACGTTCTTCAGCGCCCAGTACGCGCGCGAGGCGCTCCCGAAGGTCCTCGAAGGGCTGTGGCTGAACGTCCGCCTGCTGCTGATCTGCGGTGTCGCCGTCCTGGTCCTCGGCATGCTGATCGCGATCGCGCGCACCCTGCGCGGCCCGGTGTTCTTCCCGCTGCGCGTGCTGGCGGCGGCGTACACCGACTTCTTCCGCGGGCTGCCGCTGATCATCAATCTGATGATCGTGGTCCTGGGTGTGCCCGCGCTGCGGCTCCAGGGCGTGACGGTCGATCCGGTGCTGCTCGGCGGTACGGCGCTGACGCTGACGTACTCGGCGTACGTCGCCGAGGTGTTCCGGGCCGGCATCGAGTCGATCCACCCCTCCCAGCGCGCGGCGGCCCGCTCGCTGGGCCTGACCAACCGCCAGGCCCTGCGCTACGTGGTGCTGCCCCAGGCGGTGCGCCGGCAGGTGCCGCCGCTGCTCAACGACCTGGTGTCGCTCCAGAAGGACACCGGCCTGGTGTCGATCGGCGGCGCGGTGGACGCCGTACGGGCGGCCGACATCATCGTGGGCCGCAGCCTGAACTACACGCCGTACATCGTGGCGGGCCTCGTGTTCGTGGCGCTGACCATTCCGATGACCCGCCTCACGGACTGGGTGACGGCCCGGCTGGACCGGCGGCGGGAGCAGGGGGGATCCCTATGA
- a CDS encoding amino acid ABC transporter ATP-binding protein, which yields MSDAPVLRMESVRKTFGESVVLRDVDLEVAPHTVTALIGASGSGKSTLLRCANLLEEIDDGAIWLDGEEITDPRADQDAVRRRIGVVFQAYNLFPHMSVLDNITLAPRRVHGVSRAEAEERARGLLERLGLAGKADAYPDRLSGGQQQRVAIVRALAVRPRLLLLDEVTAALDPELVGEVLEVVRGLKDEGMTMVLATHEMGFARDVADQVCFLDGGVVLEHGTAEQVFGDPQQERTRRFLRRIVEAGRL from the coding sequence ATGAGCGACGCGCCCGTGCTGCGCATGGAGTCGGTCCGCAAGACCTTCGGCGAGTCGGTGGTCCTGCGGGACGTCGACCTGGAGGTCGCCCCGCACACGGTGACCGCGCTGATCGGCGCCTCCGGGTCCGGGAAGTCGACGCTGCTGCGGTGCGCCAACCTCCTGGAGGAGATCGACGACGGCGCGATCTGGCTGGACGGCGAGGAGATCACTGATCCCCGGGCCGACCAGGACGCGGTGCGGCGCCGGATCGGCGTGGTCTTCCAGGCGTACAACCTCTTCCCGCACATGAGCGTGCTGGACAACATCACGCTCGCCCCGCGCCGGGTGCACGGCGTCTCCCGCGCCGAGGCCGAGGAGCGGGCCAGGGGGCTGCTGGAGCGCCTCGGGCTGGCCGGCAAGGCGGACGCCTATCCGGACCGGCTCAGCGGCGGCCAGCAGCAGCGGGTGGCGATCGTCCGGGCCCTCGCCGTGCGGCCCCGGCTGTTGCTGCTGGACGAGGTCACGGCCGCGCTCGACCCCGAACTGGTGGGCGAGGTGCTGGAGGTGGTCCGGGGGCTGAAGGACGAGGGCATGACCATGGTGCTGGCCACCCATGAGATGGGCTTCGCGCGGGACGTCGCCGACCAGGTGTGCTTCCTGGACGGCGGGGTCGTCCTCGAACACGGCACCGCCGAGCAGGTGTTCGGGGATCCGCAGCAGGAACGCACCCGGCGCTTCCTGCGGCGGATCGTCGAGGCGGGCCGCCTGTAG
- a CDS encoding calcium:proton antiporter has translation MITWLRSLARRWTILVPVLAVVLLILTWHRAMPGLVIALVTVVLAGAVLAAVHHAEVVAHRIGEPFGSLVLAIAVTVIEVALIVTLMADGGDKSSTLARDTVFAAVMITCNGIVGICLLVASLRHGTAVFNPEGSGAALATVATLATLSLVLPTFTTSKPGPEFSTLQLTFAALSSLILYGLFVTTQTMRHRDYFLPITRQGEVISTEDHASPPSKRTALISLGMLGLALIGVVGLAKGVSPAIESGVAAAGLRQAVVGVIIALLVLLPETIAALRAARRDRVQTSLNLALGSAMASIGLTIPAVALASLWLSGPLVLGLDSVHMLLLALTVVVASLTVVPGRATPLQGGVHLVLFAAYLELAINP, from the coding sequence ATGATCACTTGGCTGCGATCACTCGCCCGGCGATGGACGATCCTTGTGCCGGTGCTCGCGGTCGTCCTGCTGATCCTCACCTGGCACCGGGCCATGCCGGGCCTGGTCATCGCCCTGGTGACGGTGGTGCTCGCCGGAGCCGTCCTCGCGGCGGTGCACCATGCCGAGGTGGTGGCCCACCGCATCGGCGAACCCTTCGGCTCCCTGGTGCTGGCCATCGCCGTCACGGTCATCGAGGTGGCGCTGATCGTCACGCTGATGGCCGACGGCGGAGACAAAAGCTCCACCCTGGCCAGGGACACCGTCTTCGCCGCCGTGATGATCACCTGCAACGGCATCGTCGGCATCTGCCTGCTCGTCGCCTCGCTGCGGCACGGCACCGCCGTTTTCAACCCCGAGGGCTCCGGTGCCGCGCTCGCGACGGTCGCCACCCTGGCCACGCTGAGCCTGGTGCTGCCGACCTTCACCACCAGCAAGCCCGGACCGGAGTTCTCCACGCTCCAGCTGACCTTCGCCGCGCTGTCCTCACTGATCCTCTACGGCCTGTTCGTCACCACCCAGACGATGCGGCACCGGGACTACTTCCTGCCCATCACCCGGCAGGGCGAGGTCATCAGCACCGAGGACCACGCCAGCCCCCCGTCCAAGCGCACCGCTCTGATCAGCCTCGGCATGCTCGGTCTGGCCCTGATCGGCGTCGTCGGCCTGGCGAAGGGCGTCTCACCCGCCATCGAGTCGGGCGTGGCGGCGGCGGGCCTGCGCCAGGCCGTCGTCGGTGTGATCATCGCCCTGCTCGTGCTGCTCCCCGAGACCATCGCCGCGTTGCGCGCCGCGCGCCGGGACCGGGTGCAGACCAGCCTCAACCTCGCGCTCGGCTCGGCGATGGCCAGCATCGGACTGACCATCCCGGCCGTGGCACTGGCCTCCCTCTGGCTGTCGGGACCGCTCGTCCTCGGCCTCGACTCCGTCCATATGCTGCTGCTGGCGCTGACGGTGGTGGTCGCCTCCCTGACCGTGGTGCCGGGCCGGGCCACCCCCTTGCAGGGCGGCGTCCACCTGGTGCTGTTCGCGGCCTACCTGGAGCTGGCGATCAACCCCTGA
- a CDS encoding MBL fold metallo-hydrolase: MTYTGEVRVGGPADVHELKDLMITKIAVGPMDNNAYLLRCRATDEQLLIDAANEPRTLLGMIGDDGIASVVTTHQHGDHWQALAEVVAATGARTHAGREDAPGIPVATDVLVDDGDVIRVGQVELTARHLVGHTPGSIALVYDDPHGHPHVFTGDCLFPGGVGNTRKDPKAFASLIHDVETKIFDALPDETWVYPGHGDDTTLGAERPHLPEWHARGW, encoded by the coding sequence ATGACGTACACGGGCGAGGTCAGGGTCGGCGGGCCGGCGGATGTGCATGAGCTCAAGGACCTGATGATCACGAAGATCGCGGTCGGGCCGATGGACAACAACGCCTATCTGCTGCGCTGCCGGGCCACCGACGAGCAGCTCCTGATCGACGCCGCGAACGAGCCGCGGACGCTCCTGGGGATGATCGGTGACGACGGCATCGCATCCGTCGTCACCACCCACCAGCACGGCGACCACTGGCAGGCGCTCGCCGAGGTCGTGGCCGCGACGGGCGCGCGCACGCACGCCGGCCGGGAGGACGCGCCCGGCATCCCGGTGGCCACCGACGTGCTCGTGGACGACGGCGACGTCATCCGGGTGGGGCAGGTGGAACTCACCGCCCGCCACCTCGTCGGGCACACGCCGGGCTCCATCGCGCTGGTCTACGACGACCCGCACGGCCATCCGCACGTCTTCACCGGCGACTGCCTCTTCCCGGGCGGCGTCGGCAACACGCGCAAGGACCCGAAGGCGTTCGCCAGCCTGATCCATGACGTGGAGACGAAGATCTTCGACGCGCTGCCGGACGAGACCTGGGTCTATCCGGGGCACGGCGACGACACCACGCTCGGCGCCGAGCGCCCGCACCTGCCGGAGTGGCACGCGCGCGGGTGGTGA
- a CDS encoding maleylpyruvate isomerase family mycothiol-dependent enzyme, with amino-acid sequence MIDHAHDLACVRDATERLLNAVAQLDNASLAEPSRLPGWSRGHVLAHLARNADALVNVLEGRPMYASAEARDVDIDNGAARPLETQLADLRETAERFRAAGDAPADWTRTVELRNGVTDDAARVPFRRWVEVDLHHVDLGIGYDLEDLPAEFLERESDFLTRRFSGNPDVPATRVTDGTHEWTTGRHADKPEVTVTGTPADLVGWLAGRRDGSALAADGAPLPKLPPL; translated from the coding sequence ATGATTGATCACGCTCATGACCTGGCATGTGTACGTGACGCGACCGAGCGGCTGCTCAACGCGGTCGCACAACTGGACAACGCCTCACTCGCCGAGCCGTCACGGCTTCCCGGCTGGAGCCGCGGCCATGTCCTCGCCCACCTCGCCCGCAACGCGGACGCGCTCGTGAACGTCCTCGAAGGCCGTCCCATGTACGCGAGCGCCGAGGCGCGGGACGTCGACATCGACAACGGCGCCGCGCGCCCCCTGGAGACCCAGCTCGCCGACCTGCGCGAGACCGCGGAGCGGTTCCGGGCGGCGGGGGACGCGCCCGCGGACTGGACGCGCACGGTGGAGCTGCGCAACGGGGTCACCGACGACGCGGCCCGGGTGCCGTTCCGCCGGTGGGTCGAGGTGGACCTGCACCACGTGGACCTCGGGATCGGGTACGACCTGGAGGACCTCCCGGCCGAGTTCCTGGAGCGCGAGTCCGACTTCCTGACCCGGCGCTTCTCCGGCAACCCCGACGTGCCCGCGACCCGTGTGACGGACGGCACCCACGAGTGGACCACGGGACGGCACGCGGACAAGCCCGAGGTCACCGTCACGGGCACCCCGGCCGACCTGGTCGGCTGGCTCGCCGGCCGCCGCGACGGCTCCGCCCTGGCGGCGGACGGCGCCCCCCTGCCGAAGCTCCCACCGCTCTAG
- a CDS encoding ABC transporter substrate-binding protein, whose protein sequence is MHLAPRTVRRAVAAATLVLLATAVGCAPQPEAKSSATAPGSAAASCAKGKLATKTSGKLTIATDEPAYEPWFKDDKPANGKGFESAVAYAVAKQLGYGKDEVAWQSVPFNKAFAPGVKTFDFDINQVSISTERKKAVDFSSGYYDVRQAVIALKGSKAAKAKSIADLRGLKLGAQVGTTSLDYITDVVKPKQDPAVYAKNDQAKSALKNGQVDAVVTDLPTAFYITSAEVTNAKIVGQFENQGGTPEQFGLVLDKGSALTPCVSGAVDALRKDGTLARLDQQWLSDAVGAPVLK, encoded by the coding sequence ATGCACCTCGCCCCTCGCACAGTGCGCCGCGCGGTAGCGGCCGCCACCCTCGTCCTGCTCGCCACCGCCGTCGGCTGCGCCCCGCAGCCCGAGGCGAAGTCGTCGGCCACCGCGCCCGGTTCGGCCGCCGCGAGCTGCGCCAAGGGCAAGCTGGCCACCAAGACGTCCGGGAAACTGACCATCGCGACGGACGAACCCGCCTACGAGCCGTGGTTCAAGGACGACAAGCCCGCCAATGGCAAGGGCTTCGAATCCGCGGTCGCCTACGCCGTGGCCAAGCAGCTCGGCTACGGCAAGGACGAGGTGGCCTGGCAGAGCGTGCCCTTCAACAAGGCGTTCGCGCCCGGCGTGAAGACCTTCGACTTCGACATCAACCAGGTTTCGATCAGCACCGAACGCAAAAAGGCCGTCGACTTCTCCTCCGGCTACTACGACGTGCGCCAGGCCGTCATCGCGCTCAAGGGGAGCAAGGCCGCGAAGGCGAAGAGCATCGCGGACCTGCGCGGCCTCAAACTGGGCGCCCAGGTGGGCACCACCAGCCTCGACTACATCACCGACGTGGTGAAGCCGAAGCAGGACCCCGCCGTCTACGCCAAGAACGACCAGGCCAAGTCCGCCCTGAAGAACGGTCAGGTCGACGCCGTCGTCACCGACCTGCCGACCGCGTTCTACATCACCTCCGCCGAGGTGACGAACGCCAAGATCGTCGGCCAGTTCGAGAACCAGGGCGGCACGCCCGAGCAGTTCGGCCTGGTGCTCGACAAGGGCAGCGCGCTGACCCCGTGCGTGAGCGGCGCCGTCGACGCCCTGCGCAAGGACGGCACGCTGGCGCGGCTCGACCAGCAGTGGCTGTCCGACGCCGTCGGCGCCCCGGTGCTCAAGTGA